The Bicyclus anynana chromosome 4, ilBicAnyn1.1, whole genome shotgun sequence genome window below encodes:
- the LOC112058312 gene encoding uncharacterized protein LOC112058312 isoform X1: MGSVESVFSGVISYTYSRSESALNSPTEPDISLAASLTDPLEAHTLDDARRTIRDLRMKYRAQAHQLLTWRRSQRTQEELVTRLQREKAEQLKSLSSQLLLFESRLVRKQKEITNMLALRETIIIKQQKVIESLQCKLLDNGIDTSQTIPDFRDMLQDTHITGDFDSLNDSDSAVIMEDVDSDCSNLPNVPRFRSANPDSVTIVRSISDAIDPNLKYNIVRRSNGFLRRPEILETVYSVEEEVDGDSTKGLSAQNSTEKELKDFNKTDEQKYKETSLLAQRRDNFRMRSVGLTGEVKSIDNEKQGKAKSNSELWSYSYVPKRMMPPNDSDEEVTSNPESDEGETEPRPNHVVTYNRVMSNHRNVTKPKDVKYKRINKAKSKSLEELRGRLKNWVEKGNKLSDMPLEHAQSYA; the protein is encoded by the exons ATGGGTTCTGTTGAATCAGTGTTTAGTGGAGTGATTTCTTATACTTATAG TCGAAGCGAGTCGGCTCTCAACAGCCCGACCGAGCCCGACATATCGTTGGCAGCCTCTCTCACCGACCCCCTGGAGGCACACACCCTCGATGATGCTCGAAGAACCATCAG AGATCTTCGCATGAAATATCGCGCGCAAGCCCACCAACTTCTAACATGGCGCCGCTCACAACGAACCCAGGAAGAACTAGTCACACGTTTGCAACGAGAAAAGGCTGAACAACTTAAATCCCTTTCCAGCCAACTCCTCTTATTCGAATCTCGATTGGTTCGCAAACAGAAGGAGATCACCAACATGCTTGCCTTACGAGAGACGATcataattaaacaacaaaaagtAATAGAATCCCTTCAGTGTAAACTACTCGATAACGGCATTGATACATCGCAAACGATTCCTGACTTCAGAGATATGTTACAAGACACACACATCACAGGTGACTTTGATTCTCTAAACGATTCCGATTCTGCTGTCATAATGGAAGATGTCGATTCAGATTGCAGTAATCTGCCCAATGTGCCAAGATTTAGATCAGCTAATCCAGATAGCGTTACCATAGTTCGATCGATCTCAGATGCTATAGATCCAAATTTGAAATACAACATCGTCAGACGTTCCAACGGATTTCTGCGAAGGCCAGAAATTTTAGAAACAGTTTACAGCGTCGAGGAAGAAGTGGATGGTGATTCAACAAAAGGCTTGAGCGCACAGAACAGCACTGAAAAAGAATTAAAAGATTTCAACAAAACAGACGAACAAAAGTATAAAGAAACGAGCCTTCTGGCACAGAGACGAGATAATTTCCGCATGAGAAGTGTAGGATTAACAGGGGAAGTGAAGAGTATTGATAATGAGAAACAAGGCAAGGCCAAGAGTAACAGTGAACTGTGGTCGTACAGTTATGTGCCAAAAAGAATGATGCCACCCAATGACTCGGATGAGGAAGTAACTTCTAACCCAGAAAGTGATGAAGGCGAAACAGAACCGCGGCCAAACCACGTTGTCACTTACAACAGAGTGATGTCAAACCACAGGAATGTAACTAAACCGAAGGACGTTAAGTACAAACGCATAAATAAAGCAAAATCTAAAAGCCTGGAAGAATTGCGAGGAAGATTAAAGAACTGGGTGGAAAAAGGAAACAAGCTGTCAGACATGCCGTTGGAGCACGCTCAAAGCTATGCCTGA
- the LOC112058312 gene encoding uncharacterized protein LOC112058312 isoform X2 has translation MDSESRSESALNSPTEPDISLAASLTDPLEAHTLDDARRTIRDLRMKYRAQAHQLLTWRRSQRTQEELVTRLQREKAEQLKSLSSQLLLFESRLVRKQKEITNMLALRETIIIKQQKVIESLQCKLLDNGIDTSQTIPDFRDMLQDTHITGDFDSLNDSDSAVIMEDVDSDCSNLPNVPRFRSANPDSVTIVRSISDAIDPNLKYNIVRRSNGFLRRPEILETVYSVEEEVDGDSTKGLSAQNSTEKELKDFNKTDEQKYKETSLLAQRRDNFRMRSVGLTGEVKSIDNEKQGKAKSNSELWSYSYVPKRMMPPNDSDEEVTSNPESDEGETEPRPNHVVTYNRVMSNHRNVTKPKDVKYKRINKAKSKSLEELRGRLKNWVEKGNKLSDMPLEHAQSYA, from the exons TCGAAGCGAGTCGGCTCTCAACAGCCCGACCGAGCCCGACATATCGTTGGCAGCCTCTCTCACCGACCCCCTGGAGGCACACACCCTCGATGATGCTCGAAGAACCATCAG AGATCTTCGCATGAAATATCGCGCGCAAGCCCACCAACTTCTAACATGGCGCCGCTCACAACGAACCCAGGAAGAACTAGTCACACGTTTGCAACGAGAAAAGGCTGAACAACTTAAATCCCTTTCCAGCCAACTCCTCTTATTCGAATCTCGATTGGTTCGCAAACAGAAGGAGATCACCAACATGCTTGCCTTACGAGAGACGATcataattaaacaacaaaaagtAATAGAATCCCTTCAGTGTAAACTACTCGATAACGGCATTGATACATCGCAAACGATTCCTGACTTCAGAGATATGTTACAAGACACACACATCACAGGTGACTTTGATTCTCTAAACGATTCCGATTCTGCTGTCATAATGGAAGATGTCGATTCAGATTGCAGTAATCTGCCCAATGTGCCAAGATTTAGATCAGCTAATCCAGATAGCGTTACCATAGTTCGATCGATCTCAGATGCTATAGATCCAAATTTGAAATACAACATCGTCAGACGTTCCAACGGATTTCTGCGAAGGCCAGAAATTTTAGAAACAGTTTACAGCGTCGAGGAAGAAGTGGATGGTGATTCAACAAAAGGCTTGAGCGCACAGAACAGCACTGAAAAAGAATTAAAAGATTTCAACAAAACAGACGAACAAAAGTATAAAGAAACGAGCCTTCTGGCACAGAGACGAGATAATTTCCGCATGAGAAGTGTAGGATTAACAGGGGAAGTGAAGAGTATTGATAATGAGAAACAAGGCAAGGCCAAGAGTAACAGTGAACTGTGGTCGTACAGTTATGTGCCAAAAAGAATGATGCCACCCAATGACTCGGATGAGGAAGTAACTTCTAACCCAGAAAGTGATGAAGGCGAAACAGAACCGCGGCCAAACCACGTTGTCACTTACAACAGAGTGATGTCAAACCACAGGAATGTAACTAAACCGAAGGACGTTAAGTACAAACGCATAAATAAAGCAAAATCTAAAAGCCTGGAAGAATTGCGAGGAAGATTAAAGAACTGGGTGGAAAAAGGAAACAAGCTGTCAGACATGCCGTTGGAGCACGCTCAAAGCTATGCCTGA